A single genomic interval of Rosistilla ulvae harbors:
- the nrfH gene encoding cytochrome c nitrite reductase small subunit, with translation MRFGKVAMTFFVCLGLLAGVGTFTFGYGKGASYLSNNPETCINCHVMQDHMDSWQQSSHHHVAVCNDCHLPHDFVGKWVTKADNGFFHSLAFTMGGYKDPIQIKPRNKRVTQSTCISCHKDFVHPLLPATAGHDMLSCAHCHADVGHAGR, from the coding sequence ATGCGTTTCGGCAAGGTAGCGATGACGTTTTTTGTCTGCCTGGGTCTGCTAGCGGGTGTCGGGACGTTTACGTTTGGATACGGCAAAGGGGCCAGCTATCTGAGCAACAATCCGGAAACCTGCATCAATTGTCACGTGATGCAGGACCACATGGATTCCTGGCAACAGAGCAGCCATCATCACGTCGCCGTTTGCAACGACTGTCACTTGCCCCACGACTTCGTTGGCAAATGGGTCACCAAAGCCGACAATGGCTTCTTCCATTCGCTCGCCTTCACGATGGGAGGCTACAAAGATCCGATCCAGATCAAGCCGCGAAACAAACGCGTCACGCAGAGCACTTGCATATCGTGTCACAAGGATTTTGTTCATCCTCTGCTGCCAGCGACCGCCGGGCACGACATGTTATCGTGCGCCCATTGCCACGCCGATGTCGGCCATGCCGGTCGTTAG